The following proteins come from a genomic window of Oligoflexus sp.:
- a CDS encoding peroxidase-related enzyme — protein MSLIATPSSIEAAPHASQALLEAVKKQLGSVPNLFRLVSNSPAALEGYLNLSGALSKGTLPAATRERIALAVAQVNRCSYCLSAHTYLGKNLAKLDDAEMKANREGGSHDPKAAAAVRFAKQVATERGHVGSNALRAVREAGYDDAQIIEIVLHVALNTWTNYINEVAGTDNDFPLVSVDI, from the coding sequence ATGTCGCTCATCGCTACGCCTTCTTCCATCGAAGCCGCCCCTCACGCATCACAAGCGCTCCTCGAAGCTGTCAAAAAACAGCTCGGATCTGTCCCCAACCTTTTCCGTCTCGTTAGCAACAGTCCAGCCGCTCTGGAAGGCTATCTGAACCTTTCGGGTGCTTTAAGCAAGGGGACTCTGCCGGCTGCCACACGCGAACGCATTGCTTTGGCGGTCGCTCAAGTCAATCGTTGCAGTTACTGTCTCTCGGCTCATACTTATTTGGGCAAAAACCTGGCAAAGCTCGATGATGCTGAGATGAAGGCCAACCGTGAGGGTGGTTCTCACGATCCGAAAGCAGCTGCAGCTGTTCGCTTCGCCAAGCAAGTGGCCACTGAACGCGGTCACGTGGGTTCAAATGCCCTGCGCGCCGTTCGGGAAGCTGGGTATGACGACGCTCAGATTATCGAGATCGTTCTGCACGTAGCTCTCAACACCTGGACGAATTACATCAATGAAGTAGCTGGTACAGACAACGACTTTCCTCTTGTTTCAGTAGATATCTAA